The Gemmatimonadaceae bacterium DNA segment CGGGCCGCGCAGGAGGCCTTTAACCGCGAGCACGGCATCACGCCGGCGGGCGTGCACAAGTCTCTGGATCAAGTACGCTTCTCGACGCGCGTGGCTGACGCGCGCGAGGGCAGCGAGCAGCGCGACGCGGACCGTTCGCGCGGCAAGAAGCAGAAGAAGGTGGCCGAGGCGCAACGCGCCTACGGCACCGACGACCTGCCGGGGCTCGTGGCGCGCCTCGAGGACGAGATGCGCAGCGCCGCCAAGAACCTGGATTTCGAGACGGCGGCGCGACTGCGCGATGAGCTGTTCGACCTGAAGGTCGCGATGGGCGAGGGTGCCGCCAAGGGCGCGCGTGCCAAGCGCTGAGTTCACGCGCGATGCGCTGCGCGACTGGGGCCGCGCGCTCGGGGCTCGCCTGCGAGCGCCGACGCTGGTGACGCTCCGCGGCAATCTCGGTAGCGGCAAGACGACGCTGGTGCAGGCCATCGCTGAGGGACTCGGCGTCACGGACGACGTTACCAGCCCGACCTACGCGTTAGTGCACCACTACGCAACGCCGCAGGGGCCGGTGCACCACCTCGACCTCTACCGCCTGCGTGATGCTGCGCAGATGGCGCAGCTTGGCTGGGACGACTTGCTCCGCGCCGGGGGAATCATCCTCGTGGAGTGGTCTGAGCGCGGGGGCGACGCGGTTCCGCAGGCACAAGTGGCGCTTGAGCTTGCTCACGTGCCGGGTCGAGCGGACCTGCGGCGCCTCACGTGGGAGGAGCACGCGTGACGCTGACGCTCGCAATGGACGCGGCGGCGGGCCCGGGCAGCATCGCCGTGCTCCGCGATGCGGAACTGCTCGCCTCGCGCGATGTGGTGATGCGCAACGAGACCGAGGAACGCTTTTTCCCGGCGGTGCTCGACGCGCTGGCCGAGGCGCGCTGCACGCTGGCTCAGCTCGAGCGCCTCATCGTCGGGGCGGGGCCGGGCAGCTTCACCGCGCTGCGTGTGGTCGGAGCCACGGCGAAGGGAATCGCGCAGGCGCGCGGCATTCCGATCTATGCCGTGCCGTCGCTGTCGCTGATCGTTGCGGGCGATGCCGCCACGGCGCGGGAGGGCACGCGCTGGTTGGCCACGCTCGACGCGCTGCGCGGCGAACGCTATGCCGCGTTGGTGGTGGTCGGCGCGGAGGGCGCGATCCTGCGCGTGGAGCAACTGGGATTGGTTCCTGCAGCCGAGGTCGCGGTCCGCGCGGCCGAGCTCGAAGCGCTGCCGATCGGTCCGGACGAGGCGCACGTCGCCGTGCCGCACGTACGAGGCGTCGTGCGTTGCCTCGCCTTGGCGCTCGCTGGAGGAGCCGTCCCCTTGGCCAGCTGGGAGCCGATGTACGGGCGCCTCGCCGAGGCACAGGTGAAGTGGGAGGCCGCGCACGGGCGGTCGCTGGGATGAACGATCCGTCACCGCTGCGCATCCGCGCGCCGCGTCCAGGCGACGCCGCGCGAATGCACGAGATCGAGTTGGCCTGCTTCTCGGATCCGTGGCCGGCCTCGACGTTCGTGGCGATCTGTGCCGGCGAGGTGATGTCTTGCGGCGTCGCCGACACGGGCGCCGAGAATGCTCCCGGGGTCGCTGCGTCCGTGGCGGGTTACTGGGTCGGCCAGCGAATCGACGACGAGGCGGAGCTCACGAACCTGGCCGTGGACCCTGTGTGGCGCTCGCGACGCATCGGCCGCCAACTGCTCGAGCATTTTATCGAAGCGGTGGGCGGCACGCAGCGCACGACGATCTTTCTGGAAGTGCGCGCCAGCAATGCACCGGCGGTCGCGCTGTACCTGCACTTCGGCTTCGAGGCGCTCGATCGCCGCCGGGGCTACTACTCCAATCCGACCGAGGACGCGATCGTGATGGCCCGCCGTCCGCGCGCGCTGCCGATTGGCCTCGGCCGCCCGTCTCCATCAGGGGAACGCGGTGTTTAGATTTCGCGCGAAGCGCTTTGATGCCTGCAGTGTCGGACGTGGCCCCCAGATTGCCGCTCCCGACTGACCCATACCAGGAGGCCCCGTGAGCCGCAGTCTGAACAAGGTGACCCTGATCGGCAACCTTGGCGCCGATCCGGAGATCCGCACCACCCCCAACGGCAGCAAGGTCGCGCAGTTCTCCCTCGCCACCGGCCGCCAGTGGACGTCCGCGTCCGGCGAGAAGCAGGAGAAGACGGAGTGGCACAAGTGCGTGGCCTGGAACGCCAAGGGCCGCAACACCGGCCTCGCCGACGTGATCGAGCGCTACGTGAAGAAGGGCGACAAGCTCTACGTCGAGGGCGAGATCCAGTACCGCCAGTACGAGGACAAGGACAAGCAGACGCGCTACGTGACGGAGATCAACGTGCGCGAGATCCTGCTCCTCGGCGGCGGCAAGGGCGGCGACGGCGGCTTCGAGTCCTCGCGGCCGGCCAAGGCAGCCAGCGGCAAGGCCGCCGACAGCGGCTTCTCGGACTTCCCCGAGGCGATGGATGGGGACGACGATCTTCCGTTCTGAGTTTTCGGTGCAGTAGGGCTTGAGAGAGGAGAGAAGGGAGGGGGGCGGCGGTCGGAGCAGGGGAGACGGGCGGCGAAAGCCTTCCCACCTGCTGGCCGCCGCCCCCTCTCCCGTCTCCCCTCTCCCAACCACCCCTCCCCTCTCCCGTCTCCCCTCTCCCAACCATCTCCCATCTCCCAGCCGTCTGCCCTCTCCCCCAACCATCTCCCATCTCCCAGCCGTCTCCCCTCTCTCCCCCCATCTCCCCTTTCCCAGCCGTCTCCCCTCTCCCATCTCCCCGTCCTCACCCGCCTCCCCCCTCCCGCCTCCCAGCCCGCCCCCCCTCCCAACCCAGCCCCCCCTGTTGCACTTTCCCCAACAGTTCGTCCTCCCCTGAGATAACCCCGGCGCCCCCCAGGGCCGCCGGGTTGCCGTGCCGCGGTTGACTTCGGTCCTCCGCACCTGTCGTGTCTTCAACACGGTTCGGTCTATGCTTCCGATTCGACGTCTGCTTCCGGCCGCCCTTCTCGTGCTCACGCTCGCGCCCGCCTTGGCGGTGGCGCAGGGTGAGTCCCGCACGCATACCGTGCGCAAGGGCGACACGCTGTGGGACCTCGCGCAGCAGTATCTCGGCGACCCCTTCCGCTGGCCCGAGATCTACCGGCGCAACCAGTCCACCATCCAGGATCCAAACCTGATCTATCCGGACCAGGTCATCGTGATTTCGGGTGAGGTGGTGGCGACGGCCGGCACGCCAGCCGACACCACGGGCGGTATGCCGTCCGACACGGCCGCTGGCGGCGTGGGCGAGGTGCCGGGCGATACGACCGATATGGAACCGTTGCTGCCGCAGGTGCCGATGGCGCCGCCCGCGATGACGATCTTCAATCCGGCTCGCTACCGCGTGGTGCGCGGTGAGCGGGAGGCGCTGCGCATCCGCAGCTCCGCGCCTGCGGTGCGCCCTGGCGACTTCCTGCAGGCGCCGTTTATGTGGGACCCGAACGGCGTGGTCGGTGCCGGCACACTGGGTGAAGGCAGTTCCACCGATGGCATCGGGATCACCAAGACGCAGCGGCCAATCCAGTATATGGAGGAGGTGTGGGTGACGGTGCCGCAGGGGGCGGCGGGTGCCGTGGATGATCGGTACCTGCTCGTCCGTTGCGGTCCGGTAGTGGAAGGTCAGGGCCGGGTGGTCGTACCGACCGGCGTCGTGCGGGTGCTCCAGTCGGCGGCTGACGGACGCGCGCGCGCAATCTTGGTCGCCAAGTTCGAAGATGTGTTTGCCGGGCATCTGGTGATGCCGTTGGACACGCTTGAAATGGAGCCGGACGTGCGACCCGCACGGGTCGAGTTCGGTCTCGCGACGAAGATTTCCTATCTGTACGGCGACCCGGTGCTGCCGCCGGTGGGCCACCAAATCATCTTTGCGGCGACGGCGCGCGACGGCATCGTGCCGGGTGACCAGTTGACACTGCAGGTGCCGGCCAACACGTCTGCGGCCGGGGCGGTACTGCCGGCGCGGGATGTGGCCGTCGCGCAGGTGACGCGCGTGACGCCTTGGGGTGTCAGCGCAATCATTGTCTCGCAGACCGACGGCGGCATCAAGACCGGAATGGCGGCGCGCGTCACGGCGAAGATGCCCTGACGTGGTGGTGGGAACGACGTCCCCCTGCGGCTAACTTTGGGGGATGACCACCAAACGCGCCCTTGTGACGGGGGGAGCCGGCTTCATCGGCTCCCACGTCGCCGACGCCCTGCTCGCCGACGGCTGGCAGGTGACCGTGCTCGACGACCTCTCCAGCGGCAAGCGCACGCAGGTGCCCGCCGGCGCGGAGTTCGTGCAGGCCGACATTCGCTCGGCCGAGGCCTCGACGTTGGTGCGCAGCGGCCGCTTCGACCTGCTCTGCCATCTGGCCGCACAAATGGACGTGCGCCGTTCCGTGGCCGACCCGGGTTTCGACGCCGACGTCAACGTGCGCGGCTCGCTCAACCTGCTGGAGGCCGTGCGCGCGAGTGGGTTGCCGACGCGCGTGCTCTTCGCATCCACCGGCGGGGCCGTCTACGGCGACTTCGTCCAGCCGCCGAACCTCGAGACCTTCGAGAAGAATCCCGAGAGCCCGTACGGCATCGCGAAGTTCGCGGTGGAGCTGTACCTCGCGTATTACGCCCGCGTGCACGGGCTCGACTATGTGGCGCTACGCTTCGCGAACGTGTTCGGCCCGCGGCAGGACCCGCACGGCGAGGCCGGCGTCGTCGCGATCTTCTGCCAGCGCCTGCTGGCGGGGCAACCGCTGACCGTGTTTGGTGATGGCGGACAGACGCGCGACTACGTGTTCGTGGGCGACGTGGCGCGTGCGCACGTGCTCGCGGCGCGGCGGGCGGCGTTGCCCAGCGGGCGCGTGGACGAGCGCGGCATCAACCTCGGCACCGGCCGCGAGACCTCGGTGCTGGAGCTGGCGCAGGCGCTGATGCGCGCCGCCCGGCGTGAAGTCCCCTTGCAGCACGCCCCGCCCCGCGCGGGGGAACAACGTCGTTCCGTCGTGAGTATCGCCAAGGCAGCCTCCGTCCTCGGGTGGGCACCCGAGATCGGCCTCGAGGACGGACTTGCCCGCACCTTTGCCTGGTTCGCCACCCAGTGATGATCCTTTCCCTGCTGCAGATCCGTTCCGCGATCCCGTCGACGCGTTTCGAGCTGGTGCTCAATGCCAGCGACGAGACCAAGGTCGTGCTCGTCGTGCTCGTCGTGCTCTCGCTGCTGTCCTGGGCCGTGATGCTGGCCAAGTGGCTGGCCTTCAAGAAGGCCGAGGGCTCGGGCCGTGCGTTTATGGCCGAGTTCCACAAGTCGGGGAAACTCGAGGCCGTGGCCTCGCTGGCCAAGCGCTCCAAGCCCAGCGCGTACACGCGCGTGCTGCAGCGGGCGCTGCAGTTCCTGCAGGAGACGGGCCTGGTGCGCGGCGAGGACGGCCAGCCGGCGCAGCTCTCGGCGTCGCAGGTGCAGGCGCTGCGCCTCGTGCTCGACGCCGAGACGAATTCGGAGCGCGAGCGTCTCGGGACCTGGATCCCGACGCTGGCGATGATCGGCTCGGTCAGCCCGCTGCTGGGCCTGCTCGGCACGGTGCTGGGCATCATCGAAGCCTTCCTCGGCGTGGCGCGCGGCGGCTCCGGCAATCTGGCGGCGATCGCGCCGGGCGTGGCCGAGGCGCTGATCGCGACGGCGACCGCGCTGGCGGTCGCGATTCCCGCGTACTTCGGCTACAACATCTTCGCGGCGCGGTTGAATCGCTTTGACGGCGAGCTGGACGGCTTCGGCACCGAAGTGATCGCCCTGATGGCGCGCGAGGGCCGCCTCTAGGATGCGCCGCCGGGGCCGTGGGGAGCGCACGCCGCTGCAGGCGGAGATCAACGTCGTGAGCCTGATCGACGTGATGATGCTCCTGATGATCATCTTCATGATCACCGCGCCGATGATGCAGGGCGGGGTGGATGTGGAGTTGCCGCGCGCGGCGGCGCGTCCGCTCAATGCGCAGGCGGCGCTGGTGGTGAGCGTGACGCGCGACGGCCGCATCTTCGCCGACGACGTGCAGCTCTCGCTGAGCGAGTTCCGCGGCACGTTCCGCACCCTTGCCGACCAGGCGGGCCAGCGCGGCGTGTACCTGCGCGCCGACCAGGGCGTGCCCTACGGCCGCGTGGTGGAGGTGCTGGCGATTATGCGCGGGGCCGGGGTGGGGAACATCGGCCTCGTCGCCGAGCCGGAGGACGTGCGTCGGTGAGCGTGGCCAGGCGCCCCTCGGACGGGATGGGGTCGGCGCTGTTCATCAGCGTGGTCCTGCACGTCGCGGTGGTGCTGCCGTTCGTCGTGTGGAAGGCCGCGCCGAGCGCGCCGTTGCCGCCGATGTACAAGGTGGACTTGGTGGCGGCGCCGCCGGGGCCGCGGCAGGAAGGCGTGGTGCGCGAGACGCCGCCCACCGCCGAGCCCACGGCCAAGGCTCCGCCCAAGGCCGAAGCGCCGGATCCGGTGAAGACCGCGCCGATCAACCCGCCGACGCGTCGCGCGCCCACGCGCGCGACACCGAACATCTCGACGAAAGCCACCGAGCGCGTGGATGCGTCCAGGGCTCCCACCGCCGGCGGCGGCGAGACCGGCGGCACCGGAACCGATGTGGCGACCGTGCGCACGGAAGGAATCGAATTCCCGTTTCCGGGGTACCTCCAGAACATCGTGCGCCAGGTGGCCTTGAACTTCAATCCGCGGAATCCCGGGGCGCTCAAGGCCGAGGTGTTCTTCTTCATCCGGCGCGACGGCAGCGTCACCGGATTCCGTTTCATCACGAGCAGCGGAAACTTCGCGTTCGACGTCGAGGCGCAGGGCGCGGTGGAAGCCGGCTCGCGTCGCTTTGGCCCGCTGCCCGCCGACTTCACTGATGACATCCTGCCGGTGACCTTCTCCTTCGATCCCGACCGCCTGCGATGATGCGCCTGTTCCGACTGTTCGCCTCCGCCGCGGCGTTGCTCTGCTGCATCGTCCCCCACGCCGAGGCGCAGGAGCAGGGTGTGCGCATTGGCCTGACTTACAACGCGGGGACGCGTCCGGGGCTGTACATCCTGCCGCTGCAGGGCGCCTTCGGGGACTCGGTCCGGAGCATCCTCGCGCGGGATCTTGACTACGGCGATCGCATCTCGGTGATCGCGCCGGATTCGGGGGCGCCGGTGACGGGCGCGCTGAACTATCCGCTGTTCGCGCGGCTCGGCGCGGCGGCCGTCCTGCGCCTGCAGCAGACGATGGGCGGGGCCTGGAACGTAGAACTGCACGAAGTGGGCGCCTCGCGCATCCTGCATCGCAGCGAGGCGCGCTTCGCCGCCGACCCGCTGTCGCCGGCGTGGCGGATGGCGGTGCACGCCCTCAGTGACCAGATCGAGGAGTGGGTGACCGGGGTGCGCGGCGTCGCGGCCACGCGGATCCTGTTCAATCGCGCCGAGGGGCTGTGGATCGTGGACTCGGACGGCGCCAACGCACATCCCGTCGCGGGCGTGAGCAGCGCGTTGAGCCCGGCGTGGCACCCGAACGGCCGCACCGTCGCGTACCAGACGTACGAAGAGGACGGGTCGCACGTCTACGTGCGGGAGCTCAGCGGCGGGACGCCGCGACGTGTCTCGTTCGCAGTCGGTGTCAACATCACACCCGCCTTTTCGCCGGACGGCAAGAGCGTGGTCTTCTCGCACGGCAGCGATGCGACGGACCTGTGGCGCGTGGAACTCGCGGGCGGAGAAGGCCCGGTGCGCGTGACGGTCGGGCGCGGCTCGGAGAACCTCTCGCCGAGCTTCTCGCCGGATGGCCGACGTATCGCGTTCGCGACTGGGCGACTGGGGCGTCCGGAGATATATATTACGGACGCCGACGGGACGAATCCGCAGTGGCTTACGACCACGGGGTTCGGCGATCAGTCGTATCGGGCGGATCCGGCGTGGTCGCCCGACGGCCGCAGCGTGGCGTTCCAGACGCAGATCGAGGGGCGCTTCCAGGTGGCGACGATCAATTTGCGGGACCGCAGTGTAAAGCAGCATACGATCGAGGGGGCGAACGAGCAGCCGTCGTGGGCGCCGGACGGCCGGCATCTCGTGTTCACCTCCACCCGTGGGGGCTCACGGCAGCTGTGGGTCCTCGATACCGAGTCCGGCCGGATGCGTCAACTGACGCAGGGCAGCCCCGCCCGGATGGGGGCTTGGTCGCCCCGCCTGGATGGGACGCAATAAGGGGCTCAATCGTCTGTGCCGTAGTGTGACCCATCACGACTTCGATGCAGTCCGTTTCGCAGTTCTGACTTCCTTCACGAGGTACCTATGAACGCTCGTCTTCCGATGCTCGCAGCCCTGGCGACGACTGTCGTCGTCCTTTCGGCCTGCCCCTCGCCGCCGCCCCCGCCGCCGCCGGCGCCGGTCGTGAACCAGGACTCCATCGACGCCGCGAACCGTCGCGCCGCCGAGGAAGCCGAGCGCGCCCGCCGCGAGGCCGAGGAGCGTGCCCGTCGTGAGGCCGAGGAGCGTGCCCGCCGCGAGGCCGAGGAGCGCGCCGCCCGTGAGCGCGCCGCTGCCCTGGCCGCCGCCCGTGCCGCCTTCGCCACCGCGATCTACTTCGACTACGATCGTGCCGAGCTGAAGCCCGAAGCCCGCGCCACGCTGGACGCCAAGCTCCCGCTGCTGCGCGCCAACAGCCAGGTCCGCATCCGCATCGCCGGCCACACCGACGAGCGCGGCTCTGACGCCTACAACATCGCCCTCGGCCAGCGTCGTGCGGCCGCCGCGAAGGCGTACCTCGTGGCCAACGGCATCGCCGCCGACCGCATCGACGTGGTCTCGTTCGGCGAAGACCGCCCGGCCGCGATGGGCAGCAACGAAGCCGCGTGGGCCCAGAACCGTCGCGATGAGTTCGAGATCATCGTGGGTGGGGAGTCGCTGCGTCTCCCGTGATCGGGATACGGATCCTCCGTCTCGCGCTCGCGCCGGCCGTCATCCTGACGGCCGGCGCGTGCTTCGCGACCCGGAACGACGTTCGGATCCTGCAGGCCAACCTGTTGGACCACCGGATGGAACGACTGGCTGCCGACTCGGCGGCCACCGAGATGCTGGAACAGGTGCGCGAGGACTTGGCGCGCATCACGCGTGTACTCGCCCTGCTGGCCGATAGCGCCGATGCCCACAGCGCGTCGCTGAACCGGTTGCGGAACGACACCCGCGAGGACCTCCGGGCCATCCGGCAGCAGTTGATCATGATTCAGGAGCTCACCGGCCAGAGCCAGCGGCGCATCCAGGAGCTGCGTGCCGAGATGGAGGCGCGGCAGGCCGAGCTCACCCCGCCGCCGGCGACGACGCCTCCGGCGGACGGCACGCCGGGAACCCCGGGGACTGCGGCGGCTCCGGCGGCGCCACCGACCCCGGGCCCGGCCCAGCTCTACCAGATGGGGCAGGACCAACTCCGGCGCGGCAGCGTCAGCTCCGCGCGGGCCGTGTACCAGCAGTTGCTCGACCGGTACCCGACCTCCGACCTGGCGCCGGCGGCGCTGTATGGCGTGGCGGAGACCTGGTCCGACGAAGGGAACGGGAGCGCCGCTGACTCGGTATACGCATTGGTGGTGGAGCGGTACCCAGAGTCCGAGCAGGCACCCAACGCGCTGTACAAGCGTGCCAGCGCCGCCCGCAGCATCGGGCAGACTGAACGGGCGATGACGCTGTACCGGCAGATCGTGGCGGACTATCCCCGTTCCGACGCCGCCTTGCTCGCGCAGGAGTATCTGCGCGGCCGTCCGTAAGCAGGGGCCGGCACCGCCGGTCCCGGAGCCCGCAATGAGCAAGCAGGCCCCTTCGGGGGAAATGCCCTTCCTCGACCACCTCGAAGAGCTGCGTGTGCGGCTCTTCTGGAGCCTGGGCACGCTCGTGGTCTGTATGATGATCGCCTTCGCCTTGGTGTGGCAGTACGACATCGTCGGCATCGTCTCGGCGCCGATCAAGCCGTACCTCCCGGGCGGCAAGCTCATCTTCACGCATCCGGCGGACCCCATCGCCATCGTGCTCAAGGTGGCCTTCGGGTTGGGGTTGGCTGCGGCGTCCCCGATGATCGTCTACCAGATCTGGGCCTTCCTCTCGCCAGCCTTGCATCAGCACGAGAAGCGCATCGTCATCCCCGTGCTGATCGGCGCCTTCGTGCTCTTCCTGCTCGGCGTGGGGCTGGCCGTGCGGTTCGCGATGCCGGCGATGTTCGACGTGCTCTTCAGCTTCCAGAGCGCCTCACTCGAGCAGATGATCTCGGCGCGGGAATATGTGGGCTTCGCCGTGACGCTCTGTTTGGCGTTTGGCGGCACCTTCCAGTTGCCGATCGTCATCCTGGCGTTGACGGCGATGGGGCTGACCAACCCGCGCGCGCTTGGCCGGTACCGGCGGCACGCCGCCGTGGGCAGCTTCGTGGTGGCGTCGGTAATCACGCCCGGCGACCTGCTGGTGATGACGTTTATGCTCGGCGTGCCGCTGTATCTGCTGTACGAGGTGAGCATCGTGCTGAGCTGGTTCGTGCACCGGGCACGGGAGAAGCGGGTGCGCGCGGCGGCCGGCGACATCGGCAAGGCGGCGGCGTGATGCGGCAGCCGTGGCGATGGCTCGCCGCGGCACTGCTGTGCCTGGCACCCGCACTCGCGGACGCGCAGGCGCCCGGGACGCCTCGGCGCCCGCCGCCGACGGAACGCCCGCAGGTCCGCGAGCAACCGGCGCAGCGCGCCCAAGATGCGCAGGGCCGTGCCCTAGGTGATACGACCCGCCGGGCAGCCGGCGACAGCGCGCGGGCCGAGAAGCCTCTGATTGCCTGGATCCCCGACGACTCGATGATGGTCGCGCTGCTCCGGCGGCAGGGCTACCGCGTGGTGCGCTTCCAGGCAGATACCGTCGGCTTCGTGGCCGAGTCTCGTACGATGACCTTGGCGACCTCAGACTCCAGCAAGGCGGGCGTGGAGCGCGACGCCACGATGCTGGTGGCACGCCGCATCATCTACAACGACTCGACCAAGATGATGCTGGCCCGGGGAGACACCATCGTGATGCGCGATCCGGCGCGCGGCGAGGACGTGATCGGCCTGCAGGAGATGAGCTACGACGTGGAGCGCCGCGAAGGGCGCACGCGCGACCTCTCCACCGTGGCCTCCTCCGGCGCCGATTGGCGTGTGATGGCCCACCGCGCGACCTTCGCCACCGATACCGCCAGCGAGCGCAACACGCTCTACGGCCGCGACGGCATCATCACCTCCTGCTTGGACTCGCTGCCGCACTATCACTTCCAGGCCCGCGAACTCAAGCGCGTGAGCAACAGCGTGATCGTCGCGCGCCCGGCCATTCTCTACGTGCAGGACGTCCCGGTGATGTGGCTGCCGTTCATCTTCCAGGACATCCGTACGGGACGGCGCTCGGGCATCTTGACGCCCCGCGTCGGCGTTTCCGAAGTGGTGCGCAACTCGCCGACGTACCGACGCACGGTGGAGGATTTCGGCTACTACTTCGCGATCAGCGACTATATGGACGCGACGGTGCGGATGGACTGGCGCTCCAGCGCCCGCGCGACCGAGGGCGACCCGGGTTGGCTGGGCGTCGAGGCTGGATTCAATTACCGCTGGCTCGACCGCTTCCTTTCGGGCGGCGTCGGCGTGTCGCAGCGCTCGCTGTCCTCCGGGAACCGCAACACCGCGGTGAGCTGGTCGCATCAGCAGGAGTTCTCGTCGCGCACGCGCTTCACCGCCAATCTCAATTACGTCACCAGCACGACGATCCAGCGGCAGACGACGCTCAACCCTGCCGTCGCGTTGGCCACGATCGCGTCGCAGGCGAATCTCGTGCGGCAGCAGGGACCGTTCACGATCAACCTCGGCGGCACGCAGCGGCAGTACCCGGGCCGTGCGCAGATCGACCGTTCCTTCCCCTCGCTCAACGTGGCCTCGCGTCCGCTGACCGTTGGGGAGTGGCTGGTGGTCACGCCCACCCTCGCCTTCAGCGGCAACGACCAGCTCAACCTCGATGCCGTGGGCGACTTCTCCTGGCGCTATGTCCAGACGCCCGGCGGCCTCGACTCCACGCGCCTGCGCCGCAACTCCGGCACGCGCAGCGTCAGCCTCGGCTTGCCGTTCAAGGTCTGGGACTTCCAGGTCGCGGCCGATGTGCGGGCCAACGAGGTCGCCAACGACTTCCCCGAAATCAAGACCGTGCCGGACCCGATGAACCCGGGGCAGTTCATCGACCGCGTGTACGCCCGTACCTACCTGACCACTGCGGACTTCAACCTGAACGCCCAACTGCCGCAGTTCTTCAAGGGGAGCTGGAACCTCGCGCCGCAGGTCTCGCTGTCGAACGTGGACCCGGTGGGCAGCTTCGTGCGCTCCGAGCGCACGAACGGCGCCTGGGTCTCACAGAGCAAGCGCTTCAACTACGGCGCGGGCGTGTCGCCGACGTTCTTCGCGCTGGCGCCGGGCTTCGGGCGCGTGCAGCGCTTCCGCCACGCCGTCACGCCCACCTTCGGCTGGTCCTACTCGCCGGCGATGGCGGTGAACCCCGAGTTCCTCGCCGCGCTGGGCAAGTCGCCGCAAGGCTACCTCGGCGGCCTCACGCAGAACCGCTTGACCCTCGGCATCAACACCAACCTCGAGGCCAAGCTCCGCGCCCCGGACGACACCACGGATGCGGGGCAGAAGGTCCGCGTCGCCTCGCTGCAGTTCACGCCGCTGGTCTATGACTTCGAGCTCGCGCGCGTGACGGGACGGCCCGGCCTCGCCACCGACCGCTTCGGCTACACCTTCCGCTCGGACCTGCTCCCGGGCTTCGACCTCGGCGTGGACTACTCGCTGTTCCTCGGCTCGGTGCTCAGCGACACGGCCGAGTTCAAGCCGTACCGCGAGGCAGTGCGTT contains these protein-coding regions:
- the tsaE gene encoding tRNA (adenosine(37)-N6)-threonylcarbamoyltransferase complex ATPase subunit type 1 TsaE, which gives rise to MPSAEFTRDALRDWGRALGARLRAPTLVTLRGNLGSGKTTLVQAIAEGLGVTDDVTSPTYALVHHYATPQGPVHHLDLYRLRDAAQMAQLGWDDLLRAGGIILVEWSERGGDAVPQAQVALELAHVPGRADLRRLTWEEHA
- the tsaB gene encoding tRNA (adenosine(37)-N6)-threonylcarbamoyltransferase complex dimerization subunit type 1 TsaB, with the protein product MTLTLAMDAAAGPGSIAVLRDAELLASRDVVMRNETEERFFPAVLDALAEARCTLAQLERLIVGAGPGSFTALRVVGATAKGIAQARGIPIYAVPSLSLIVAGDAATAREGTRWLATLDALRGERYAALVVVGAEGAILRVEQLGLVPAAEVAVRAAELEALPIGPDEAHVAVPHVRGVVRCLALALAGGAVPLASWEPMYGRLAEAQVKWEAAHGRSLG
- the rimI gene encoding ribosomal protein S18-alanine N-acetyltransferase; the encoded protein is MNDPSPLRIRAPRPGDAARMHEIELACFSDPWPASTFVAICAGEVMSCGVADTGAENAPGVAASVAGYWVGQRIDDEAELTNLAVDPVWRSRRIGRQLLEHFIEAVGGTQRTTIFLEVRASNAPAVALYLHFGFEALDRRRGYYSNPTEDAIVMARRPRALPIGLGRPSPSGERGV
- a CDS encoding single-stranded DNA-binding protein is translated as MSRSLNKVTLIGNLGADPEIRTTPNGSKVAQFSLATGRQWTSASGEKQEKTEWHKCVAWNAKGRNTGLADVIERYVKKGDKLYVEGEIQYRQYEDKDKQTRYVTEINVREILLLGGGKGGDGGFESSRPAKAASGKAADSGFSDFPEAMDGDDDLPF
- a CDS encoding LysM peptidoglycan-binding domain-containing protein; amino-acid sequence: MLPIRRLLPAALLVLTLAPALAVAQGESRTHTVRKGDTLWDLAQQYLGDPFRWPEIYRRNQSTIQDPNLIYPDQVIVISGEVVATAGTPADTTGGMPSDTAAGGVGEVPGDTTDMEPLLPQVPMAPPAMTIFNPARYRVVRGEREALRIRSSAPAVRPGDFLQAPFMWDPNGVVGAGTLGEGSSTDGIGITKTQRPIQYMEEVWVTVPQGAAGAVDDRYLLVRCGPVVEGQGRVVVPTGVVRVLQSAADGRARAILVAKFEDVFAGHLVMPLDTLEMEPDVRPARVEFGLATKISYLYGDPVLPPVGHQIIFAATARDGIVPGDQLTLQVPANTSAAGAVLPARDVAVAQVTRVTPWGVSAIIVSQTDGGIKTGMAARVTAKMP
- a CDS encoding NAD-dependent epimerase/dehydratase family protein; amino-acid sequence: MTTKRALVTGGAGFIGSHVADALLADGWQVTVLDDLSSGKRTQVPAGAEFVQADIRSAEASTLVRSGRFDLLCHLAAQMDVRRSVADPGFDADVNVRGSLNLLEAVRASGLPTRVLFASTGGAVYGDFVQPPNLETFEKNPESPYGIAKFAVELYLAYYARVHGLDYVALRFANVFGPRQDPHGEAGVVAIFCQRLLAGQPLTVFGDGGQTRDYVFVGDVARAHVLAARRAALPSGRVDERGINLGTGRETSVLELAQALMRAARREVPLQHAPPRAGEQRRSVVSIAKAASVLGWAPEIGLEDGLARTFAWFATQ
- a CDS encoding MotA/TolQ/ExbB proton channel family protein → MILSLLQIRSAIPSTRFELVLNASDETKVVLVVLVVLSLLSWAVMLAKWLAFKKAEGSGRAFMAEFHKSGKLEAVASLAKRSKPSAYTRVLQRALQFLQETGLVRGEDGQPAQLSASQVQALRLVLDAETNSERERLGTWIPTLAMIGSVSPLLGLLGTVLGIIEAFLGVARGGSGNLAAIAPGVAEALIATATALAVAIPAYFGYNIFAARLNRFDGELDGFGTEVIALMAREGRL
- a CDS encoding biopolymer transporter ExbD; the encoded protein is MRRRGRGERTPLQAEINVVSLIDVMMLLMIIFMITAPMMQGGVDVELPRAAARPLNAQAALVVSVTRDGRIFADDVQLSLSEFRGTFRTLADQAGQRGVYLRADQGVPYGRVVEVLAIMRGAGVGNIGLVAEPEDVRR
- a CDS encoding TonB C-terminal domain-containing protein; protein product: MSVARRPSDGMGSALFISVVLHVAVVLPFVVWKAAPSAPLPPMYKVDLVAAPPGPRQEGVVRETPPTAEPTAKAPPKAEAPDPVKTAPINPPTRRAPTRATPNISTKATERVDASRAPTAGGGETGGTGTDVATVRTEGIEFPFPGYLQNIVRQVALNFNPRNPGALKAEVFFFIRRDGSVTGFRFITSSGNFAFDVEAQGAVEAGSRRFGPLPADFTDDILPVTFSFDPDRLR